The proteins below are encoded in one region of Nyctibius grandis isolate bNycGra1 chromosome 7, bNycGra1.pri, whole genome shotgun sequence:
- the ZBTB47 gene encoding zinc finger and BTB domain-containing protein 47 has product MLIVEKTTDYPSAEYSLVEDVALHFTCLMDRLNEQRLFQPDLCDVDIVLVQHKSIFPAHKGVLAAYSQFFHSLFTQNKQLQRVELSLEALTSQGLQQILNFIYTSKLLVNSCNVQDVLNAAAVLQMNNIASSCQDLLDTRSLSLAADMALPAEGCTGPPPYYCEIKQEVDAPHPKIYAREGNDPYSVRVEDGAGGGTLPPGPTKQYYKEEKDGGPGAVCKMEGEESEEDLDSQGSYNREQIIVEVNLNNQTLNVSKGTEGKAAASEAAMMGRPDGDGRDTEEDGEEENEEGEEEEEEEEDAEVGEEEEEEHSEEEDLEETTEEEDDDDDDEDASEVKREKGGQPRRGSRASKATKPSMATRSQEMAKVEEEEEEEEEGQRGRKRKKEQDSLGQKVKLEEKQHYPCKKCPRVFNNRWYLEKHMNVTHSRMQICDKCGKRFLLESELLLHHQTDCEKNIQCVTCGKGFKKLWSLHEHNKIVHGYAEKKFSCEICEKKFYTMAHVRKHMVAHTKDMPFTCETCGKSFKRSMSLKVHSLQHSGEKPFKCENCNERFQYKYQLRSHMSIHIGHKQFMCQWCGKDFNMKQYFDEHMKTHTGEKPYICEICGKSFTSRPNMKRHRRTHTGEKPYPCDVCGQRFRFSNMLKAHKEKCFRVSNPLASDTAAPQPATSPAPLPPGPGVSPLPLPLLHPLPQTLPPPPHLPPPPPLFPAGRINSNNN; this is encoded by the exons tTGATAGTCGAAAAAACGACTGACTACCCTTCGGCTGAGTACTCCCTGGTGGAGGATGTAGCCCTCCACTTCACGTGTTTGATGGACAGACTGAACGAGCAGCGCCTCTTTCAGCCGGACCTGTGCGACGTGGACATCGTACTGGTGCAGCACAAGAGCATCTTCCCAGCGCACAAGGGGGTCCTGGCGGCCTACAGCCAGTTCTTCCACTCCCTCTTCACCCAAAACAAGCAACTGCAGCGTGTGGAGCTCTCGCTGGAGGCCCTCACCTCACAGGGCCTCCAGCAGATCCTCAACTTCATCTACACCTCCAAGCTCCTTGTCAACTCCTGTAATGTGCAGGACGTGCTGAACGCGGCTGCCGTGCTGCAGATGAACAACATCGCCTCCTCCTGCCAGGACCTCCTCGACACCCGCTCGCTCAGCCTGGCTGCTGACATGGCCCTGCCAGCTGAGGGCTGCACCGGACCCCCACCCTACTACTGCGAGATCAAGCAGGAGGTGGACGCCCCCCATCCCAAGATCTATGCCCGGGAGGGCAACGACCCCTATTCAGTGCGGGTGGAAGATGGAGCAGGTGGTGGGACACTCCCTCCTGGTCCAACCAAGCAGTACTacaaggaggagaaggatggTGGTCCAGGAGCCGTCTGTAAGATGGAAGGCGAAGAGTCCGAGGAGGACCTGGACAGCCAGGGCTCGTACAACCGGGAGCAGATCATCGTGGAGGTGAACCTCAACAACCAGACCCTCAATGTCTCCAAGGGCACGGAGGGGAAGGCAGCTGCCAGCGAGGCGGCCATGATGGGGCGGCCTGACGGCGATGGGCGTGACAcagaggaggatggggaggaggagaatgaggaaggagaggaggaggaggaagaggaggaggatgcggAGGTGggtgaagaggaagaggaggagcacAGCGAGGAGGAAGATCTGGAAGAGACAACGGAAGAAGAGGACGATGACGATGATGATGAAGACGCGTCGGaggtgaaaagggaaaagggtgGGCAGCCCCGTAGAGGCAGCCGGGCATCCAAAGCCACCAAACCTTCCATGGCAACCAGATCCCAAGAGATGGCCaaggtggaagaggaggaggaggaggaagaggaaggccagcgagggaggaagaggaaaaaggaacaggACAGTTTGGGCCAGAAGgtgaagctggaggagaagcagcattaCCCATGCAAGAAGTGCCCCCGGGTCTTCAACAACCGGTGGTATCTGGAGAAGCATATGAACGTCACGCACAGCCGCATGCAGATCTGCGACAAGTGTGGCAAACGCTTCCTGCTGGAGAGTGAGCTGCTGCTCCACCACCAGACTGACTGCGAGAAGAACATCCAG TGCGTGACTTGCGGGAAGGGATTCAAGAAGCTCTGGTCCCTCCACGAGCACAACAAGATCGTCCACGGCTATGCTGAGAAGAAGTTCTCCTGTGAGATCTGCGAGAAGAAGTTCTACACCATGGCCCATGTGCGCAAACACATGGTTG CTCACACCAAGGACATGCCGTTCACCTGCGAGACCTGTGGGAAGTCCTTCAAGCGCAGCATGTCCCTCAAGGTCCATTCACTCCAGCACTCTGGGGAGAAGCCTTTTAAATGCGAG AACTGCAACGAGCGCTTCCAGTACAAGTACCAGCTGCGCTCCCACATGAGCATCCACATCGGCCACAAGCAGTTCATGTGCCAGTGGTGCGGCAAGGACTTCAACATGAAGCAGTACTTCGACGAGCACATGAAGACGCACACGG GTGAGAAGCCCTACATCTGCGAGATCTGCGGGAAGAGCTTCACCAGCCGCCCCAACATGAAGCGGCACCGCCGGACCCACACGGGCGAGAAGCCGTACCCCTGCGACGTCTGTGGCCAGCGCTTCCGCTTCTCCAACATGCTCAAAGCCCACAAGGAGAAATGTTTCCGTGTCAGCAACCCCTTGGCTTCGGACACGGCTGCCCCTCAACCCGCCACCAGCCCGGCTCCGCTGCCTCCTGGCCCCGGCGTCTCCCCCTTGCCCCTGCCGCTGCTTCATCCCCTTCCACAgaccctccctcctcctcctcacctaccgccgccccctcccctgtTTCCCGCGGGGAGGATAAATTCGAACAACAACTAg